The Lysobacter capsici genome has a segment encoding these proteins:
- a CDS encoding DUF4350 domain-containing protein, translated as MNRNLVFTIVGAVVLIAALLLGVSLWRSNYVKVEEEVEEPRSGEAASNPLYILKLALRNDKVKVDARQRLALALHPLQPRDTVLIYRDPRTLSKADADALLGWVERGGHLIVRTPPLRDKLGESPVPVLDTLGLTLLDAEDSSPQDQRNDCVGLYERGLEQQSLFCNARRFYYYNSDVEPDYAWGDEDEAYVYARFPRGKGSVDVLADMDFLSNRGNANPLLSAFSFGTDEIAAPANAAFARQLLAPNYRAGTIHLIYAAEVPSLWKTLIFNSWMAWLPLLLWLLGWLWQRTQRFGPLRPAPALERRSLLEHIVASGEHIYRYGYGAILYEAARRAFLLRLRRRDPYAAAQQGQEQVALLVERYKQDPTLGAAAIGDALTQPLTRDHAAFRTRIATLIRMRNRL; from the coding sequence ATGAACCGCAATCTCGTGTTCACGATCGTCGGCGCGGTGGTGCTGATCGCCGCGTTGCTGCTCGGCGTTTCGCTGTGGCGCAGCAACTACGTCAAGGTCGAGGAAGAGGTCGAAGAGCCGCGCAGCGGCGAAGCGGCCAGCAACCCGCTGTACATCCTCAAGCTCGCCCTGCGCAACGACAAGGTCAAGGTCGACGCGCGCCAGCGCCTGGCGCTGGCCCTGCATCCGCTGCAGCCGCGCGACACGGTGCTGATCTACCGCGACCCGCGCACGCTGTCGAAAGCCGATGCCGACGCACTGCTCGGCTGGGTCGAACGCGGCGGTCATCTGATCGTGCGCACGCCGCCGCTGCGCGACAAGCTCGGCGAATCGCCGGTGCCGGTGCTCGATACGCTCGGCCTGACCTTGCTCGACGCCGAGGACAGCAGCCCGCAGGACCAGCGCAACGACTGCGTCGGCCTGTACGAACGCGGGCTCGAGCAACAGAGCCTGTTCTGCAACGCGCGCCGGTTCTACTACTACAACAGCGATGTCGAGCCCGACTACGCCTGGGGCGATGAAGACGAAGCCTACGTCTATGCGCGCTTCCCGCGCGGCAAGGGCTCGGTCGACGTGCTTGCCGACATGGACTTTTTGTCCAACCGCGGCAACGCCAATCCCTTGCTGAGCGCCTTCAGTTTCGGCACCGACGAAATCGCCGCGCCGGCCAACGCGGCGTTCGCGCGGCAGCTGCTGGCGCCGAATTACCGCGCCGGCACCATCCATCTGATCTACGCGGCGGAAGTGCCGTCGCTGTGGAAGACCCTGATCTTCAACAGCTGGATGGCCTGGTTGCCGTTGCTGCTGTGGCTGCTGGGCTGGCTGTGGCAGCGCACCCAGCGCTTCGGCCCGCTGCGGCCGGCGCCGGCGCTGGAGCGGCGTTCGCTGCTCGAACACATCGTCGCCAGCGGCGAACACATCTACCGCTACGGCTACGGCGCGATCCTGTACGAAGCCGCGCGCCGCGCCTTCCTGCTGCGCCTGCGCCGCCGCGACCCGTACGCCGCCGCGCAGCAGGGCCAGGAACAGGTCGCGCTGCTGGTGGAACGTTACAAGCAAGACCCGACCCTGGGCGCCGCCGCGATCGGCGACGCCCTGACCCAGCCGCTGACGCGCGACCACGCCGCGTTCCGCACCCGCATCGCCACTTTGATCCGCATGAGAAACCGCTTATGA
- a CDS encoding DUF4129 domain-containing protein, which translates to MKLEALTVTLRPRTSWEAAELGMALVRRHAGAIWKPWLLVTVPILVLLNAVGWALDLLWLSGLLMWWLKPWFDRIVLFVISRAVFGETPGTRQTVRAQFRWGARWWLPYLTWRRLGPARSLYLPVDLLEGGSGSEARQRRAALGAPVYGMCALLTLVCVHFEILLVIGTLLGAMMFIPFDYLPDTFKALLESFTEQPQWFNAMLNLLAWIAVSVIEPFYVGAGFGLYLNRRTDIEGWDIEIVFRRLRARLAAAAAPTFLALCLTFGWLADAQAQEPSAPDASAVQAPSSTQAPPAQASGDDEQGDEEEYEPTSAPIRGLVDGKKAKRLPSTLNEIYGEQRSDDRAMRDAVAKAMNDPTVAPKRKQMVWKPKHEAKKKKKDEPKPVDPSKFEGLGGGLAAVAKVLMWAVVAVIVGLLLFTLGRWLGWFRGGASEEEQAPPGVRTAVHSEPEPLPDNLPTAIRRLWQAGRHRDALALMYRAAVESMAKRADIVLVPGATEAQCLRASRKLGSAEDRDVFARAVRTWQYAAYAESLPEPQDFDDLVGQLSQRFGWAV; encoded by the coding sequence ATGAAACTCGAAGCGCTCACCGTCACCCTGCGTCCGCGCACCTCCTGGGAAGCCGCCGAACTCGGCATGGCCCTGGTGCGCCGCCACGCCGGCGCGATCTGGAAACCCTGGCTGCTGGTGACCGTGCCGATCCTGGTGCTGCTCAACGCGGTCGGCTGGGCGCTGGACCTGCTGTGGCTGTCGGGCCTGCTGATGTGGTGGCTCAAGCCGTGGTTCGACCGCATCGTGTTGTTCGTGATCTCGCGCGCGGTGTTCGGCGAAACCCCCGGCACGCGCCAGACCGTGCGCGCCCAGTTCCGCTGGGGCGCGCGCTGGTGGTTGCCGTACCTGACCTGGCGCCGGCTCGGCCCGGCGCGTTCGCTGTACCTGCCGGTGGACCTGCTCGAAGGCGGCAGCGGCAGCGAGGCGCGTCAACGCCGCGCGGCGCTCGGCGCGCCGGTCTACGGCATGTGCGCGCTGCTGACCCTGGTGTGCGTGCATTTCGAAATCCTGCTGGTGATCGGCACCTTGCTCGGCGCGATGATGTTCATCCCGTTCGATTACCTGCCCGACACCTTCAAGGCCTTGCTGGAATCGTTCACCGAGCAGCCGCAGTGGTTCAACGCGATGTTGAATCTGCTGGCCTGGATCGCGGTCAGCGTGATCGAGCCGTTCTACGTCGGCGCCGGTTTCGGCCTGTACCTCAATCGCCGCACCGATATCGAAGGCTGGGACATCGAGATCGTGTTCCGCCGCCTGCGCGCGCGCCTGGCCGCGGCGGCCGCGCCGACTTTCCTGGCGTTGTGCCTGACCTTCGGCTGGCTGGCCGATGCGCAAGCACAGGAGCCGTCGGCGCCCGACGCATCCGCGGTGCAGGCGCCGTCGTCGACGCAGGCGCCACCCGCGCAGGCAAGCGGCGACGATGAACAAGGCGATGAAGAAGAATACGAACCCACCAGCGCGCCGATCCGCGGCCTGGTCGACGGCAAGAAAGCCAAGCGCCTGCCGTCGACCTTGAACGAGATCTACGGCGAGCAGCGCAGCGACGACCGCGCCATGCGCGATGCGGTGGCCAAGGCGATGAACGACCCCACGGTCGCGCCCAAGCGCAAGCAGATGGTGTGGAAGCCCAAGCACGAGGCCAAGAAGAAAAAGAAAGACGAGCCCAAGCCGGTCGATCCGTCCAAGTTCGAAGGCCTCGGCGGCGGACTGGCCGCGGTGGCGAAAGTGCTGATGTGGGCCGTGGTGGCGGTGATCGTCGGCTTGCTGTTGTTCACTCTAGGCCGCTGGCTGGGCTGGTTCCGCGGCGGCGCCAGCGAAGAGGAGCAGGCGCCGCCCGGCGTGCGCACCGCGGTGCATAGCGAACCCGAACCGCTGCCCGACAATCTGCCCACCGCGATCCGCCGGCTGTGGCAGGCCGGCCGCCATCGCGACGCGCTCGCGCTTATGTACCGCGCGGCGGTCGAGTCCATGGCCAAGCGCGCCGACATCGTGCTGGTGCCCGGCGCGACCGAGGCGCAGTGCCTGCGCGCCTCGCGCAAGCTCGGCTCGGCTGAGGACCGCGACGTGTTCGCGCGCGCCGTGCGCACCTGGCAGTACGCGGCCTACGCCGAAAGCCTGCCCGAGCCGCAGGACTTCGACGATCTGGTCGGCCAGCTCAGCCAGCGCTTCGGGTGGGCGGTATGA
- a CDS encoding stage II sporulation protein M — MRQERFVERHQAEWRDFELWLEKRSVSARDARRHRREWTGIADDELPARHRRLCQQLALARRRGYSAVVTDRLQQLMQRGHSVLYQTKPVHWRRAVEFLLAGFPRLVRAEARCMLAAALLFVVPLVTIFVAIQIKPDLAAGLFDAQSLANFEQMYDPAGKGDLGRTNEDDLQMFAHYIGNNVGIGFQTFASGLLAGLGTVFVLIFNGIMIGGVAGHLQAVGHGDPFWRFVAGHSAPELTAIVISGGAGLRLGLSLIAPGQRRRIDSLIHGGRRGAKICIGVFAMLVFAAFVEAFWSSISSIPAPIKYAVGAVLWLLVFAWLLRGGRNAIHRDDEDAA, encoded by the coding sequence ATGAGACAGGAACGCTTCGTCGAACGCCACCAGGCCGAATGGCGCGATTTCGAGCTGTGGCTGGAAAAACGCTCGGTCAGCGCGCGCGACGCGCGCCGCCATCGGCGCGAATGGACCGGCATCGCCGACGACGAACTGCCCGCGCGCCATCGCCGGCTGTGCCAGCAGCTCGCGCTGGCGCGGCGGCGCGGCTACAGCGCGGTGGTCACCGACCGCCTGCAGCAGTTGATGCAGCGCGGCCACAGCGTGCTGTACCAGACCAAGCCGGTGCATTGGCGGCGCGCGGTCGAATTCCTGCTGGCCGGCTTTCCGCGGCTGGTGCGCGCCGAGGCCCGCTGCATGCTGGCCGCGGCGCTGTTGTTCGTGGTGCCGCTGGTGACCATCTTCGTCGCCATCCAGATCAAGCCCGACCTCGCCGCCGGCCTGTTCGACGCGCAGAGCCTGGCCAACTTCGAGCAGATGTACGACCCGGCCGGCAAGGGCGACCTGGGCCGCACCAACGAAGACGATCTGCAGATGTTCGCCCATTACATCGGCAACAACGTCGGCATCGGTTTCCAGACCTTCGCCAGCGGTTTGCTGGCCGGGCTGGGCACGGTGTTCGTGCTGATCTTCAACGGCATCATGATCGGCGGCGTCGCCGGTCACCTGCAGGCGGTCGGCCACGGCGATCCGTTCTGGCGCTTCGTCGCCGGCCATTCGGCGCCCGAACTCACCGCGATCGTGATCTCCGGCGGCGCCGGCCTGCGTCTGGGCCTGAGCCTGATCGCGCCGGGCCAGCGCCGGCGCATCGATTCGCTGATCCACGGCGGCCGGCGCGGCGCCAAGATCTGCATCGGCGTGTTCGCGATGCTGGTGTTCGCGGCCTTCGTCGAGGCGTTCTGGTCGTCGATTTCCAGCATCCCGGCGCCGATCAAGTACGCGGTCGGCGCGGTGCTGTGGCTGCTGGTGTTCGCCTGGCTGCTGCGCGGCGGCCGCAACGCGATCCATCGCGACGACGAAGACGCCGCATGA